The proteins below come from a single Cricetulus griseus strain 17A/GY chromosome 6, alternate assembly CriGri-PICRH-1.0, whole genome shotgun sequence genomic window:
- the Lin7c gene encoding protein lin-7 homolog C yields MAALGEPVRLERDICRAIELLEKLQRSGEVPPQKLQALQRVLQSEFCNAVREVYEHVYETVDISSSPEVRANATAKATVAAFAASEGHSHPRVVELPKTEEGLGFNIMGGKEQNSPIYISRIIPGGIADRHGGLKRGDQLLSVNGVSVEGEHHEKAVELLKAAQGKVKLVVRYTPKVLEEMESRFEKMRSAKRRQQT; encoded by the exons ATGGCGGCGCTGGGGGAGCCTGTCCGGCTGGAGAGGG ATATCTGCAGAGCAATTGAACTATTGGAAAAACTACAGAGGAGTGGAGAGGTGCCGCCACAGAAACTTCAGGCTCTGCAAAGAGTCCTTCAGAGTGAGTTCTGCAATGCTGTGAGGGAG GTGTATGAACATGTTTATGAAACTGTGGACATCAGTAGCAGCCCTGAAGTGAGGGCTAATGCAACTGCAAAG GCTACTGTTGCTGCTTTTGCTGCCAGTGAAGGGCACTCCCATCCCCGAGTTGTTGAGTTACCCAAAacagaagagggccttggattCAATATCATGGGAGGCAAAGAACAAAACTCACCAATCTATATCTCACGGATAATTCCAGGTGGAATTGCTGACAGACATGGGGGTCTCAAACGAGGAGATCAGCTACTTTCTGTTAACGGAGTG AGTGTTGAAGGAGAGCATCATGAAAAAGCTGTAGAGCTACTGAAAGCAGCCCAAGGGAAGGTTAAATTAGTTGTACGGTATACACCAAAAGTCCTGGAAGAAATGGAATCACGCTTTGAAAAAATGAGATCAGCAAAACGCAGACAACAGACCTaa